One Vibrio campbellii CAIM 519 = NBRC 15631 = ATCC 25920 genomic window carries:
- the hemF gene encoding oxygen-dependent coproporphyrinogen oxidase: MSAIDKHAVKQFLMSLQDSICQQLEQEDGKAVFVEDAWQREKGERLGGGGRTRVLRDGHIFEQGGVNFSHVEGNEMPASATAHRPELAGRRFEAMGVSLVIHPKNPYVPTSHANVRFFIAEKDGEDPIWWFGGGFDLTPFYPFDEDCQSWHDTAKQLCAPFGDEVYPEHKAWCDKYFFLPHRNETRGVGGLFFDDLNQWEFDKCFDYIKAVGEGYCQAYLPIVSRRKDIEFGEREREFQLYRRGRYVEFNLVYDRGTLFGLQSGGRTESILMSMPPLARWEYSYEPQTGSPEAELYERYLTPREW; this comes from the coding sequence ATGTCAGCAATCGATAAGCACGCCGTAAAGCAGTTCTTGATGTCCCTTCAAGATTCCATTTGTCAGCAGTTAGAACAAGAAGATGGAAAGGCCGTCTTTGTCGAAGATGCATGGCAACGTGAAAAAGGAGAGCGTCTTGGTGGCGGTGGCCGTACTCGCGTATTGCGTGATGGTCATATCTTCGAGCAAGGAGGAGTGAACTTCTCTCATGTAGAAGGTAATGAAATGCCAGCATCAGCGACGGCACATCGTCCAGAGTTAGCGGGTCGCCGTTTTGAAGCAATGGGTGTCTCCTTGGTTATTCACCCTAAAAACCCTTATGTACCGACTTCGCACGCCAATGTCCGCTTCTTTATTGCAGAGAAAGATGGCGAAGACCCAATCTGGTGGTTTGGTGGTGGTTTTGACCTTACGCCTTTCTATCCTTTTGACGAAGATTGCCAATCATGGCACGACACAGCAAAACAGCTTTGTGCGCCATTTGGTGACGAAGTTTACCCAGAGCACAAAGCGTGGTGTGACAAATACTTCTTCCTTCCACACCGAAATGAAACTCGTGGTGTTGGTGGCCTGTTCTTTGATGACTTAAACCAGTGGGAATTCGACAAGTGTTTTGACTACATCAAAGCGGTTGGTGAGGGATACTGCCAAGCGTACCTACCGATTGTTTCTCGTCGTAAAGACATCGAGTTCGGTGAGCGCGAGCGTGAATTCCAGCTTTATCGTCGTGGTCGCTACGTTGAGTTCAACCTAGTGTACGATCGCGGCACGCTATTTGGTCTGCAAAGTGGCGGTCGTACAGAGTCAATTCTTATGTCGATGCCACCACTTGCACGTTGGGAATACAGCTACGAGCCACAGACTGGCTCTCCAGAAGCTGAACTTTACGAGCGATACCTAACTCCACGAGAGTGGTAA
- the aroE gene encoding shikimate dehydrogenase, giving the protein MTLQIDRYAVFGNPIGHSKSPFIHTLFARQTNQSLVYTAETAPVDGFVEAAKAFFADDGKGCNVTVPFKEDAYRFANRLTERAELAGAVNTLKKLDDGEIIGDNTDGEGLVQDLLQHQVVLEGARILVIGAGGAARGVIKPLLDQKPASLTITNRTFSKAQQLADLFVSHGPIVAKEMTTIEEAYDVIINSTSASLNGELPAVSSAIFSTNSTSYDMMYGKGLTSFNQWAKEHGAAHAYDGLGMLVGQAAESFMLWRGLRPGAKQILRELRKNLEGQ; this is encoded by the coding sequence ATGACTCTGCAAATTGATCGTTATGCCGTGTTTGGTAATCCTATCGGACACAGCAAGTCACCATTCATTCACACCTTGTTTGCTCGTCAAACCAATCAGTCATTGGTGTATACCGCAGAAACTGCCCCTGTTGATGGCTTTGTAGAAGCAGCAAAAGCTTTTTTCGCTGACGATGGGAAAGGGTGTAACGTGACAGTTCCTTTTAAAGAAGATGCTTATCGATTTGCCAATCGTCTTACTGAGCGAGCAGAGCTAGCCGGTGCTGTGAACACACTGAAGAAGTTAGACGACGGAGAAATAATTGGTGACAACACCGATGGAGAGGGCTTGGTACAAGACCTACTCCAGCATCAAGTCGTATTGGAAGGCGCGAGAATTCTGGTCATTGGCGCTGGTGGTGCTGCTCGTGGTGTGATTAAACCACTCCTTGATCAGAAACCTGCTTCTTTAACGATTACTAACCGTACTTTTAGTAAAGCACAACAGCTTGCAGACTTATTTGTCTCACACGGTCCTATTGTAGCGAAGGAGATGACTACAATAGAAGAAGCGTACGACGTGATTATTAACTCAACCTCTGCTTCATTAAACGGCGAGTTGCCAGCGGTCTCTTCTGCTATCTTTTCCACCAATAGCACTAGCTACGACATGATGTATGGCAAGGGGTTAACAAGCTTTAACCAGTGGGCGAAAGAACACGGAGCGGCTCATGCTTATGATGGCCTTGGAATGTTGGTCGGACAGGCGGCTGAAAGCTTTATGTTATGGCGTGGTTTGCGTCCTGGCGCGAAGCAAATACTCAGAGAATTAAGAAAGAACCTCGAAGGTCAATAA
- a CDS encoding DUF1488 domain-containing protein, whose translation MNQSILFPDMQLWDEASQSINFAAQQAGALIECYVTKQKLEKLSGLIIANEQAAIEAFVDNRFDLEEIAEELIEDEAFNEEGHIIID comes from the coding sequence ATGAATCAATCCATTCTATTCCCAGACATGCAATTATGGGATGAAGCATCACAATCAATCAATTTCGCAGCCCAACAGGCTGGCGCATTGATTGAATGCTACGTAACCAAACAAAAGTTAGAAAAGTTGAGTGGCTTAATCATAGCTAATGAGCAAGCTGCTATTGAGGCTTTCGTTGATAATCGCTTTGATCTAGAAGAAATAGCAGAAGAGTTAATAGAAGATGAAGCCTTCAATGAAGAAGGCCACATCATCATCGACTAG
- a CDS encoding gamma carbonic anhydrase family protein → MSSIRSYKGIRPQLGKRVYVDSTSVLVGDIRIGDDSSIWPLVAARGDVNHIHIGDRTNVQDGSVLHVTHKNADNPLGYPLIIGNDVTIGHKVMLHGCEIHDRVLVGMGAIVLDNVVVESDVMIGAGSLVPPGKRLESGYLYVGSPVKQARPLSEQEQAFLQKSANNYVQNKNDYINEVEDINK, encoded by the coding sequence ATGAGTTCAATTAGAAGTTATAAAGGTATACGTCCTCAGTTGGGAAAGCGTGTCTACGTCGACTCAACCTCTGTTTTAGTCGGTGATATCCGAATTGGTGATGATTCTAGTATCTGGCCATTGGTTGCAGCTCGTGGCGATGTAAACCACATTCATATCGGTGACCGTACCAACGTTCAAGATGGCAGCGTGCTTCATGTGACACATAAGAATGCGGATAACCCACTCGGCTATCCTCTCATCATAGGTAATGATGTCACCATTGGTCACAAAGTAATGTTGCATGGCTGCGAGATACACGACCGCGTATTAGTAGGTATGGGTGCGATAGTTTTGGATAATGTGGTTGTAGAATCTGACGTAATGATAGGTGCAGGCAGTTTAGTCCCACCAGGGAAGAGGTTAGAAAGCGGCTATCTATATGTGGGAAGCCCAGTAAAACAAGCTCGCCCATTATCAGAACAAGAGCAAGCTTTCCTACAAAAGTCTGCCAACAATTATGTACAAAACAAAAACGACTACATTAATGAGGTGGAAGACATCAATAAGTAG
- the ilvY gene encoding HTH-type transcriptional activator IlvY, whose protein sequence is MNIKSLQLFIHLCDSKSFAKTAAAMHISPSALSRQIQKLEEETHQQLFLRDNRSVELTVQGKKLLPVALKILGEWQQYQSYVKGTEDELKGEIRLFCSVTASYSHLPELISEFRIQHPFIEFKLSTGDPAQAIDKILADEADIAISAKPDQLPAKVSFEPISEIPLSVIAPVGVSSFAEELQKESPDWSTIPFIVPEAGTARERANVWFKQMKIKPNIYAQVAGHEAIVSMVALGCGVGIAPDVVINNSPVREKINRLKVLPIKPFELGVCCIRSQLENPLVKALWEVAESKYISL, encoded by the coding sequence ATGAACATCAAAAGCCTGCAATTATTCATTCATCTATGTGATAGCAAGAGCTTTGCTAAGACAGCAGCAGCAATGCACATCAGCCCTTCCGCACTGAGTCGGCAGATCCAGAAATTGGAAGAAGAAACACATCAACAGCTGTTCTTGCGTGATAACCGAAGTGTCGAATTAACGGTTCAAGGTAAGAAGCTATTACCCGTAGCACTGAAGATCTTAGGTGAGTGGCAGCAGTACCAAAGTTATGTCAAAGGGACAGAAGACGAGTTAAAGGGTGAGATACGTTTATTTTGCTCGGTAACCGCAAGTTACAGCCACCTCCCAGAGCTAATTTCTGAATTCCGCATTCAGCATCCATTTATCGAATTCAAACTCTCTACTGGCGATCCAGCGCAAGCCATCGATAAAATATTGGCAGATGAGGCTGATATCGCGATCTCTGCTAAGCCAGACCAACTGCCCGCTAAGGTCTCCTTTGAACCAATCAGTGAGATTCCCCTGTCGGTGATAGCGCCAGTTGGAGTCAGCAGCTTTGCAGAAGAACTGCAGAAAGAAAGTCCGGATTGGTCAACGATCCCTTTCATTGTCCCAGAAGCAGGCACAGCAAGAGAAAGAGCGAATGTTTGGTTCAAGCAAATGAAGATTAAACCAAATATCTACGCACAGGTGGCAGGACATGAAGCCATTGTCAGTATGGTGGCCTTGGGCTGCGGAGTCGGTATTGCACCAGATGTGGTAATCAACAACAGCCCTGTCAGAGAGAAGATAAATAGGCTTAAAGTTTTACCTATCAAACCATTCGAGCTCGGTGTTTGCTGCATTAGAAGCCAGCTGGAAAACCCTTTGGTTAAAGCATTATGGGAAGTAGCAGAAAGTAAATATATCTCACTGTAG
- the ilvC gene encoding ketol-acid reductoisomerase — MANYFNTLNLREQLDQLGRCRFMDREEFASEADYLKGKKVVIVGCGAQGLNQGLNMRDSGLDVAYALRQAAIDEQRQSFKNAKDNGFEVGSYETLIPQADLVVNLTPDKQHTNVVETVMPLMKEGAALGYSHGFNVVEEGMQIRKDLTVVMVAPKCPGTEVREEYKRGFGVPTLIAVHPENDPKGEGWDIAKAWAAATGGHRAGCLESSFVAEVKSDLMGEQTILCGMLQAGSIVCYEKMIADGIDPGYAGKLLQYGWETITEALKFGGITHMMDRLSNPAKVKAFELSEELKQLMRPLYNKHMDDIITGHFSSTMMADWANDDVNLLGWRAETGETAFENYPETDVEISEQEYFDNGILMVAMVRAGVELAFEAMTASGIIDESAYYESLHELPLIANTIARKRLYEMNVVISDTAEYGNYLFANVATPLLREKFMPAVNTDVIGKGLGETSNQVDNATLIAVNDAIRNHPVEYIGEELRGYMTDMKNIAVGG, encoded by the coding sequence ATGGCTAACTATTTCAATACCCTAAACTTGCGTGAGCAATTGGACCAACTTGGTCGTTGTCGCTTTATGGACCGCGAAGAATTCGCATCAGAAGCAGATTACCTAAAAGGTAAGAAAGTGGTCATCGTAGGTTGTGGTGCTCAAGGCCTTAACCAAGGTCTGAACATGCGTGACTCTGGTCTAGACGTTGCTTATGCACTTCGCCAGGCAGCTATCGATGAGCAGCGCCAGTCATTCAAAAACGCAAAAGACAACGGTTTTGAAGTAGGTAGCTACGAAACGCTAATTCCACAAGCTGACCTAGTTGTAAACCTTACTCCAGATAAGCAGCACACAAACGTTGTTGAGACAGTAATGCCGCTAATGAAAGAAGGCGCAGCACTAGGTTACTCACACGGTTTCAATGTTGTTGAAGAAGGTATGCAAATCCGTAAAGACCTAACGGTAGTAATGGTTGCACCTAAGTGTCCGGGTACGGAAGTTCGTGAAGAATACAAGCGTGGTTTTGGTGTACCGACTCTTATCGCTGTTCACCCAGAGAACGACCCTAAAGGCGAAGGTTGGGATATCGCGAAAGCCTGGGCTGCAGCAACAGGTGGTCACCGTGCTGGCTGTCTAGAGTCTTCTTTTGTTGCTGAGGTGAAATCTGACCTAATGGGTGAGCAAACAATCCTTTGTGGCATGCTACAGGCTGGTTCTATCGTATGTTACGAGAAGATGATTGCTGACGGTATCGATCCAGGCTATGCAGGTAAGCTTCTTCAATATGGTTGGGAAACCATCACTGAAGCACTGAAGTTTGGTGGTATCACTCACATGATGGATCGTCTATCAAACCCAGCAAAAGTAAAAGCATTTGAGCTTTCTGAAGAGCTAAAACAGCTGATGCGTCCGCTATACAACAAGCACATGGATGACATCATCACAGGTCACTTCTCTAGCACTATGATGGCTGACTGGGCGAACGACGATGTTAACCTACTAGGCTGGCGTGCAGAAACGGGTGAAACTGCTTTCGAAAACTACCCAGAAACTGACGTAGAAATCTCTGAGCAAGAGTACTTCGACAACGGTATCCTGATGGTTGCTATGGTTCGTGCGGGTGTTGAGCTAGCGTTTGAAGCAATGACGGCATCTGGCATCATCGATGAGTCTGCTTACTACGAGTCTCTGCACGAGCTACCACTGATTGCGAACACTATCGCACGTAAGCGCCTATACGAGATGAACGTGGTTATCTCAGACACTGCGGAATATGGTAACTACCTGTTCGCTAACGTAGCAACACCGCTTCTACGTGAGAAGTTTATGCCAGCAGTAAATACTGACGTAATTGGTAAAGGGCTAGGTGAAACTTCTAACCAAGTAGATAACGCGACTCTTATCGCTGTAAATGATGCTATCCGTAACCACCCAGTGGAGTACATTGGTGAAGAGCTACGTGGTTACATGACTGATATGAAGAACATTGCAGTAGGCGGCTAA
- the ubiK gene encoding ubiquinone biosynthesis accessory factor UbiK, giving the protein MFDPKKLEQIAKQIHESMPQPVKELGADVDQKVRQVIQGQLNKLDVVSREEFDVQTQVLLRTRQKLTEMEKKLAELEEKLADK; this is encoded by the coding sequence ATGTTTGACCCAAAGAAATTAGAGCAAATCGCTAAACAAATTCACGAATCAATGCCACAGCCAGTAAAAGAGCTAGGCGCGGATGTTGATCAAAAAGTTCGCCAAGTAATCCAAGGTCAGCTAAACAAGCTAGACGTAGTTAGCCGCGAAGAATTCGACGTACAAACTCAAGTTCTGCTGCGTACTCGTCAAAAGCTGACAGAAATGGAAAAGAAATTGGCAGAGCTTGAAGAAAAGCTAGCTGATAAATAA